AACTATTCGCTATATACTCCACCCAGCTATCCAGAATGGCAATCTCGCCTACCTTAATAGGATTGATAAAATCTATGCTATCAGTTGTTCCAAGGACTGTTATACCTTTTGCAATTCTGGATGAGGTTATGCTCCCTGCTAACATAATCCAATCCATAATTCTTCCGCCATGAAGTGTCCCCAAGGTGTTTGCATGCTCAGGGAATACTAGCTGGATCATTTGATTTCTTGTTTCTTTGATGCTTGGCATAGTTATGAAGATGCTTCATTTAGTCTATCTACTTGTTCCGGAGACAGCCTCCAGCCCGAAGCACCGCAGTTTTCAATTGTTCTCCTAACGCTGTCGGATTTTGGTATTGCTATAACATAAGGTTGCGAAATGCACCAGTTTAGAGCAACCTGTGCTATGGTTTTATTTGTCTCTGAAGCTATCTGCTCTAATACCTTAAATCTGTTTCTCTTAAAAAGACTTGAGCCTTTCGCCAAATTTCCATTATCCAGGGGTGTATAGGCCATAATAGTTATCTGATGTTTTTGGCAGTATGGTAACAAATCATACTCAATTTCTCTGCTGTTTAGATTATACAGGACTTGATTGGAAACAATTTGATGGCTTTTCATGTATGCCTGGGCCTCTTGCATCTCTTCGAGTGTGAAATTACTCACACCAATATATTTAACAAGTCCGTCGTCCGCAAGCTTTTCCATTGCTCTAATCGTCCCCTTAATTGGGAAACGTGGATTAGGCCAGTGTATCTGATAGAGGTCAATATAATCGGTTTCCAACTGGACGAGGCTGCCCTCGGCAGCTCTCAGAACACCGTCATAATCCAGGTGCCTCCCGGAAACTTTAGTGGCGATAAAAACCTGGTCTCGAATTTCCTTTACCGCTTCGCCCACGACATCCTCAGTGTAGTAACCCTCAGCAGTATCTATTAATGTGGCTCCGAGCTCGATTCCCTTTCGGAGCGGCTCAACTCCACCCCTGTAGTTCCATGTGCCAAGCCCGATTTCTGGAACCATCACGCCGGTGTTGCCTAGAGTTTTAAATTTCATTTTTGATTAACTTCAATTTAATCAATTATCCATTCTTTTCAAAGAGAATGTGAATTTCTAAAAATATTAAATTTATCAATGCCGAGAAAACGTTGGATTAAAAATTGTTCGGTAAGATTATTTTTCATTGATGCTCCATTGTGCATGTGTCATTCCAGGGGAATCGAGTGAAGAAGATATTTGGATAACCGATGGAGCTTCTCCCTGCTTGAATTAAGGTGGGATTCTCGGGGATGATAAGAAGGGTCAATGCCCGTTTAGTATTCTCGGTATGACTTGGCGTACGAGGTCAAGAAGTTTCTTTTTTGGGCGGTGTTCCATGCCTTTATCTTATATCTAGTCACGACTGCAGACGTCTTAAAGTATACTCGCAAACAAAGGATTAAAGAGTTAAGGATCCTGCATAATGCGCAAAAAAAGATGATTTTACGGAAATAATTCCGTATAATCAGTAGTCAGGTCGTGGTAAGCTGGGAAAGCTACCGCGTCGTGGAGAGAAGGA
This DNA window, taken from Thermodesulfobacteriota bacterium, encodes the following:
- a CDS encoding aldo/keto reductase, which produces MKFKTLGNTGVMVPEIGLGTWNYRGGVEPLRKGIELGATLIDTAEGYYTEDVVGEAVKEIRDQVFIATKVSGRHLDYDGVLRAAEGSLVQLETDYIDLYQIHWPNPRFPIKGTIRAMEKLADDGLVKYIGVSNFTLEEMQEAQAYMKSHQIVSNQVLYNLNSREIEYDLLPYCQKHQITIMAYTPLDNGNLAKGSSLFKRNRFKVLEQIASETNKTIAQVALNWCISQPYVIAIPKSDSVRRTIENCGASGWRLSPEQVDRLNEASS